The Flammeovirga yaeyamensis genome segment CTGTGAAGCCGAACATTTTACCTTCTTCGATATCGTGTTCGAAAAGCACTGTGCGTTTTGTACCTAATTGAGTTTCGTAGAATGCTCTTTTCTTCTTATCTGAAAGGATACGAAGCATTTTCGAACGTTTTGCTCTTTCTGACTTAGGTACGATTCCATCCATATGAACGGCATCCGTATTTGGTCTTTCTGAGTAAGTGAAGACGTGCAGGTAGGCAACGTCTAACTCATTTAGGAAATTATATGTATCTAAGAAATCTTCTTCCGTTTCTCCAGGGAAACCGATGATAACATCAACACCGATGCAGGCATCTGGCATTTGTTTTCTGATTTCAGTAATTCTTGATTGATATAAATCTGTTCTGTAACGTCTTCTCATTAATTCCAACATCTTATCAGAACCTGATTGTAATGGAATATGGAAGTGAGGAACAAATTTATCAGATTGAGTACAGAACTCAATAATCTCTTCGTCCAATAAGTTGGGCTCGATAGAGGAAATACGATAACGCTCGATACCTTCTACTTTATCCAACTCTTTTAATAAATCGATCAGTCTTTCTTGGCGTTTTCCATTGATGATACCAAAATCACCAATGTTCACACCTGTCAGTACTACTTCTTTAACATCTGATGCTGCAATCTCTTTTGCATTTTCGATGATATCAGCAATACGAGCACTTCTTGATTTACCTCTTGCTAATGGAATTGTACAGAACGAACATTTATAATTACAGCCATCCTGAACTTTTAAGAACGTTCTTGTTCTATCGTTCATCGAATAACCTGAAACGAATTCTTTAGTTTCTTTGATTTCTTTGGCTAAAACAGTGGGTTCTTCTGTTTTCACAAATCCATCCAATAGATCTAGCAAGCGGAACTTTTCAGCTGCACCTAAAACGGCATCAACTCCTTCAAGTTCAGAGATTTCTTTAGGCTTCAATTGAGCGTAACATCCAATAATCGCAACGTAAGAATTCGGTGAGATTTTTTTGGCTTCACGAACAATTTTCTGACACTTTTTGTCTGCATTGTCAGTGACAGAACAAGTGTTGATTATATATATATCTGGAGTATCTGAGAACTCCACTTTTTTATATCCTCTTTCCTCAAATTGACGACCGATCGTACTCGTCTCAGAGAAATTTAATTTACAACCAAGTGTATAAAAGGCTACTTTTCTCATTACTGATTGATTATTAATCACTTTTGAAAATTCAAAAGGAGTACAAAAGTAAGGAGAATGTTATTGATTTGAAAATATTCGTTGCAACGTATGTTAATTTTGTTTCAACAATACGCCTTCATCTTACAAACCATTTTCCGCAAACAACTCTCTAATCAACCACTTAGAAGCTGATTCAATCTGCGTTACCGTTCGATTATTATGATAATACGATTTACTTATCAACCCTGAGTGAAACTCCTCTACAGTTATTTCTCGTTCCATGGAATGAAGTTCCCCTTCTCTTTGAATTAAAAGCTCATCATAAATGTAAAAATCTGCTGGTTCGTTGGTGAGGTTTACAGAGGATATATCTTGATAAAAGACCAAACGATTGTTTTTATAAATCCATCGTATTACCTGATTGCCTTGAGATCCACAATCTGTTTGACTTTCTACAACACTCCAAGCATCATTTTTCTTTTTATAAGCCTTTACTTCACAATTCCCTTCATCAAAATTATTTTGCTGTGGTTCAACATTTTCATCAAACTGAATGGACAAAACGATGCTATCGAAAACGGGTGATAAATACGAATGTAGTGTAGCACTATCCAAATAAACGGCCGCTTCTAAAGCTTGGTCGGTTTTAATATTTTCTATTTGATAGAATTCGGCTTTTTGAGCAGATTTACTGCACCCAAAATGGAATATTGATAGTAATAGTAAGATGGAAGAGTAACGCATAGTTGAGGCTTAGTTTATCATTAGATTTCTTGATAAAAATTACTGATTATCAATAAATACGTTACAATATAAATCAATAATTTGATAAAATATATAATTTGGTTGGATCAAAAAGTGATCTAATGCGACTGCAATAAATAATTTTAACTATCTGATAACCGAAATAGTACCCCAAAAGGAAATAAAAAACATTATATTTAAAATGTCATTCAATTATATTTGTTTGATCTGATATCTCTTGAATTGAAATCACCTAAAAAGAGATAAACTTTAATAGATAATATGAAACCTAGCTTGCGTTTATTTTTTTTATTATTATTTCTAATTTGCTCACCATCTGAGGCCCTTTTTGCTCAGAAAGCTTCGCATTTTATTGAAGACATTGATATTGTTTCTGACACTACAGTTTCATCTCTGTCTGTTCATGGTATTCATGATAAAAGACGAAGAGGTGAAGTCACATTACCTTTCTATTTTGAAGATATTGAGCAGGTATTTGAAGTAAGGGTGTATCTAAAACACGAGGATCAGATTACCGATTTAAAACTCATTCATGCCAACGATTTTAAAGTAATTGAAGAACCGCTTGCTGTAGGCGATAATGTATATCGATTTAAACTTCAATTTGTAGAAACAAATAAAAACGCTAAACCTTCTTTTGTCTTTAACTTATGGACTATAGACGGACAAGAAGTTACTTACGAACAAAAGCTTCTTCCCTACACCAACACAATTGTCGAAATCGCAGATAAAAAACCTGATGTTGAACGTGAATTATACATTGGTGAGGAAAAAGAATACGAGATTCTAAGCAACAGAGAAGAAAATCTTAGAGTAGATAATATTTGGCACGAACAAGCTGATCTTTCTTGGCGTCTGTTCCAAAGAGAAAATAAAATATTTATTAGTGTATTGCCTAAGTTCGTAAAGTCTTTTTCTACTGAAATAGTATTTGAAACGTTGATTCCAAATCTTATCGAAGGGCGAAAGAGATACGAAACCATACCTTTAGAGCTTAAATTTAATGTAAAGGCACCTCGATTAACCTACTTAGCAACTGATAAAAACGAGATTGTTTATGAAGGGGCACAATCGAATGAGGAAGGGATAGAACTTCAGATTCAACAGAACCGAAAACTTCAATTAGAAAAAACATACCGAATAGAAAATCAAGAAGAAAAGGGCGGACACCTTGTGGCTGAGTTATTTACTAAAAGAAATATGAGTAATAACAAAACTTTGTGTCTGATTCGAGTGTACGATTACCACAATCTTCAAGATGGCTATTTATACATTAAAGATGGTGATGATGCCAAATTCATTACCAACTTCAACATCATTTCAAAAAATATTATTGAGTCTATTCAGTTGCTTCGACCTGGAAGAAACTGGACGGGAGACCTTTCTGTTTATCCTGGAGAAACTGTTTCTCTTAAATTCCAAGGTAAACAGATGCAACATGCACGTTACCTATTCGAAGGTTTAAGTAATAGAAATATTGACTCGGTTAACACCCGAATGGAGGTACAAACCATGCAAATTTCTGTTCCTTTAAACATTAATCAGAAGGAACTAAAGATTTATAATGGAGATGAATATACTGGGCATTCCATCAAAATTAAAGAGAAGCAATCACCTAAAAATTTCGATTTTGTTACGATCGACTGTGGTAACGGTCCTAAAATCGTAAGCCAAATCGAAAAACCTATTTTCTATCCAAAAGCCATTACTGATGTCATCTTAAAGTTCAATACAGATGAAATTGATGGACTCCAACTCTATGGTAAGCAGTACATCACCCTAGATGTCCGGGTCATTGGGCCTCAAGGTCAGCTAATCGAATTGGCAAGGGATGATAATATCGTGATTTGTCCTGGCGAAACATCTCCAAGACACTTTAACTATGAAAAAAACAACTGTTCGGATCCCTTAATCACCTTAAATAAATATTTAGGAATTAAGACACACCGTTTTGAGGATTGGACGAAGTTGGAAATCTACATCTCACATCAAAAAGATAAATACAGCGAGCAGATCTATACCAAAAAGATAGAAATCTATGCTTCTAGGAAATCACAATTTGATATCGACCTTTCTTTCCCAGCCGGTCTATTGGTAAAGAAAGCCAACGAAGACGATATCTCTTCTGGTATTAGTGGTATTAGTATTTCGGCCATCGCTCAATTTAAATTCTTTAAGCCAGGTACTATTGGTCGTGTTCGTCCCTATCGTTTTGGTGTCGGATCTATTGCCTTAAACGCCTTCAACTTATCAGATAACGAAGATATTGATCGTGACTTGGGCATTGTGGCATTGGGTTCTGTCCACCCTCTTCAAAGGCCAGGACGTAAACTCTCCTTACCTCTTTATATTGGTTTTGGTTATTTCCTAAAAGCAGATACGTTCTTCTGGATGGTCGGTCCGGGAATTAGTGTTAGTTTCTAGTTTGACTTTAAATTGCCAATCAAAATATTTGGGGCTGCTGTTGGTATAACAATGATCGGATGCTGTTGGTCTTCCGATCTTTCCTGAACCTGATCACATACAAACTGTGCTAATTCCTTAATAGATATAAAATGATCTCCAGTGTTGTCTGCCAACCCTTTTCCTAGTCCTTCTAACAGTACTTCTACAAAGAGACTATGGCCATTGTTTTCGTCATTCATTGGTACTTCCCCCATATTATTTGATGCAAAAACCGAAATGTTATTTTCATCAGAAGATAACTGTCTTACTTCTTCTACAAGTTGTGTAGCTTTTAACTGCGAACCTAAATCTCTACCTTTTTGCACATCAAAAAATACGATCACCTGACTCGGTAACTGTGCTATTGATTGTTGCAATTCGTCCCAACCTAATGCTGAAGTAGAAAAGGTATTCAAATTCACATCATATGGCGTTAAATGAAGTTGATTTTTATATTCTAATCCATGAGTAGAAATATAAATCACAGTCATATCTTTCGACGTCACCTCTGTTTTTAAATCATTGATCGATTGAAGAATGTTTTCTTTAGTCGCATCACTATTAGTCAGTCTTTTCAGCTTAACCTCATTAAATAACTCCCCTCTTTGCTGACCTAAAAAAGCATCGGCTAAGGACATCGCATCTTTATCGGCATATTTTAAATTCAAAGCATTATTGGCAAATTCAGAGATACCTATACTCACCACATGAATATCCTTTTTGTCTTTTACAGATGTTTGTTTCAAAAGATCATCTAAAGAGTAACTATCGTTGACATCCTCAGTACTTACGTGTCGAGGATTTGTTAAATAACTAATTTCCTTATTTTCTATAAAAAGCTGAATACTACCAAAATGAAAAGGTATATTGATTTTCTGTTCAATATTATAGGTATATACTCTTTCCTCTAAAGATTCATCAATTTGTATTTGTGGATATGGTCTAGCATTTAATAGTAATCGTAAGCTAGATAAGGGCAATTTAGATTGAACAGTTGCAGTCACTTGTACCGCATCATCTATAATTTCATCTTCTGATAATGGTGAAGCCCATTCTACTTTTGGTTTTATTTCTGCAATGTCTATAGGTTGATGATTTGAAATGTTGGCCTCTTTAAACCCTCCCGATTGGTAAATCTTTTTTAGAATTTGAGGTTGATGAAATCTATTTGATAAAGAACTTAACTTATTGAATTCGCCTAATACTCCAAAACCGTGACTAACTAGAAAACCGACATATTGTTCCCCTCCAGCAGAAGCCTCGTAATAACCCTTTGGCGACCAAATGATCCAATCGTTATTATCAGAAATATATGCTGAGACAAGGTGTTCTCCTGTCGCTAAATTCCAAACGTGATAAGTAAAATCTGCACTCTTACCCAACAGGTATTTGTTATTGTTCAAATAATACAACTCATCCACAGTTCCTAAACAGCCCATCAATTCGAGCTGTTCCTCACCCTGTAAATCATATAATTTCAAAGAAGATTTAGTACTGATTACAATTTGTGAAGGCAACTTTCCAAAAGTTACAATCTCATCGTCTGCATCAATTTGAATATCATTATACTGAATAGTATATTCATCATTTAACGTTAGATTTTCTTTATCAATTGCTGAAGCTGACTCTGTATTTTTTGCATTTAGATCTACCTTCATTCCCTCAAAATCAATCATCACACTTTGATTTTCCTTAGTTAGGTAGACCTCACTTCCATTCACAGTAACATCTTGAAATGACTTAGTATCACTTTTAAATGTTCTAACTATTTTATTTTTAGAAATATCCCAAATATTAATCTCAGGATGATCACCAATAGCGGTAAGGATATAGTTTTTAGAAAGGTTGGCAAATTGAGCAGAACTTACTATTCCTTTTTTATTGTCGATTGATTTATGTTTTACCCACGCTTCTGTATCGTACAATACTATATTTCCTTTGGAGTCGGTAACCAATAACAACTCATCATTATCAGAAAATTCCAAGCTAGTGATAAACCCTTCTGTATCTGTTAAAGAAGCGACTTCAGTTCCGTTGGTATTCCAAACATACACACGTCCATGATCGTCTCCTGCAACTACAAATTTATTATCAACTGAAATTTCTACATTGGTAAATCGATCTGAAGTTTCCCACACTTTCATCAAAGCAGCACTTTTCATCCCAACAGACATAGAATACATTCTTACTGTACCATCAAAAGATGAGGTCACCAATCGAGATCCATCCTCCGATAAATCGATATTATACACCAAATCAGTATGTTCTTCTATAGAAAGTTCTTCGTAGGGTTCTTCTTCAAAAACTTCATTTTCAAGGAAAGGAATATACCACACTCTCACCGTATTATCAGCTCCTGCTGAGATGAGGTATTCTCCATCAGAAGAGAATTGTAGATCTGATACTGAGCTATCGTGTCCTAATAAAGAAGCAATTTGTTGTCCGGTAGTCAAATTAATAATGCTGATTTCATGATCTTTCAGATCCCCAGCGATAGCTATTAGTTTATTATCAGGTGATAAAGTTAATGCACCATAACCTCCATCCGCACCTTTGGACATATTGCCCCAAAAAGTATGTGATAAACTTGATGAAGGAACATCCCACACCCTCATTGTCCTATCTTCCGATACAGAATAGATTTTTTGATTATTACTCGAAAAAACCACTTTCCTAATTATCTGAGAATGCCCTTGTGGGTCCACAACCACATGTTGTGATTTATCTTGACCAATAACTGAATGGAATAATAAAACAAAGAGACAAATGGAATAAAAAGAAATCTTCATTTCGAATTTTCTGGAGCTTAAAAAGTTTCTACCGTTATTCACTCAATATAGTATATATCGTTCAAAAACATATATCTATTGAGGATTGATATGCAAAATAAAATTATTCTTTATCATTTTTTTATTTAAATCGTATTTTTGCATTACATAACCAGAGATTGAAGAGTATTTATCTAAAATCTCAATGAAATACTTTTGATTCTCCACCTTGTTGGAATAATTGAAATTATCATTTTTTGGTGAGTATAAAATTGCCTTTAGATTCATTTTTTAATCTTGAATAATCAATTGATCCGTCAAAAATTAGAACAATATTACGTAGGACATGTGATCCTCAAGGCCTTTCGATTAATTACTGCCGCTTGGAAAGAATTTAATCTTGACCATGCCTATATCTATGGTGCATCACTTGCCTACTATACGATTATTTCATTACCTGCCGCCCTAAACCTCTTGTTTACTTGGCTTACCGCATTTTTTGATGAAGATGAAATCAAAGAAGACATGATCGAAGAGATCGCTTTGGTAACGGGTGATGTGGTAGCTATCGAATTAGAAGGGATGATCAATAGCTTAACCGCCTTACAAATTGATTCTACCATTTCAACATCAATAAGTATAGGCACTTTAATTTTTACCTCTACTTTATCATTTCATACCTTAAAGGTGGCTTTGAATAAGTTTTGGAAAGTGCCCTTTCATAAACAAAAGTTCAAACAATTGGTTATGGACCGACTTATCGCCTTTAGTATGGTGCTTGTTATGGGTGGCTTGTTTTTACTTTTAGTTTTTATTGATTCTGCAATAAGTGTGTTATCAGAGTTTTTAAAAGAATGGCTAACGACTAAAACCGTTGATTTTATATACGGTATCCGTCAGACATTTACACTTTTGATATCCGTTTTACTCTTTACGAGTATTTATAAATTTATTCCTGATGTGACGATTAAATGGAGAGACGCATTTATCGGTGCAGTGGTGACGACAGTTTTATTTCAAGTGGGTCAGTTTGGTATTCGCTATTACCTTACGCACATACAAGCCAATTCTCATTGGGGAGCCGGCTCACCGATTATTGTCGTTATGGCTTGGACTTTTTATTCTGTACAAGTTATGTTTTACGGTGCTGAATTTACCTATGTGTACTCTCAAGAATATGGAAA includes the following:
- the mtaB gene encoding tRNA (N(6)-L-threonylcarbamoyladenosine(37)-C(2))-methylthiotransferase MtaB produces the protein MRKVAFYTLGCKLNFSETSTIGRQFEERGYKKVEFSDTPDIYIINTCSVTDNADKKCQKIVREAKKISPNSYVAIIGCYAQLKPKEISELEGVDAVLGAAEKFRLLDLLDGFVKTEEPTVLAKEIKETKEFVSGYSMNDRTRTFLKVQDGCNYKCSFCTIPLARGKSRSARIADIIENAKEIAASDVKEVVLTGVNIGDFGIINGKRQERLIDLLKELDKVEGIERYRISSIEPNLLDEEIIEFCTQSDKFVPHFHIPLQSGSDKMLELMRRRYRTDLYQSRITEIRKQMPDACIGVDVIIGFPGETEEDFLDTYNFLNELDVAYLHVFTYSERPNTDAVHMDGIVPKSERAKRSKMLRILSDKKKRAFYETQLGTKRTVLFEHDIEEGKMFGFTENYVRVEAKYDPALVNELKHVELVQVNDANVVEIKEPEVVYEKH
- a CDS encoding YihY/virulence factor BrkB family protein — protein: MNNQLIRQKLEQYYVGHVILKAFRLITAAWKEFNLDHAYIYGASLAYYTIISLPAALNLLFTWLTAFFDEDEIKEDMIEEIALVTGDVVAIELEGMINSLTALQIDSTISTSISIGTLIFTSTLSFHTLKVALNKFWKVPFHKQKFKQLVMDRLIAFSMVLVMGGLFLLLVFIDSAISVLSEFLKEWLTTKTVDFIYGIRQTFTLLISVLLFTSIYKFIPDVTIKWRDAFIGAVVTTVLFQVGQFGIRYYLTHIQANSHWGAGSPIIVVMAWTFYSVQVMFYGAEFTYVYSQEYGKGIESNVITENEQV
- a CDS encoding caspase family protein produces the protein MKISFYSICLFVLLFHSVIGQDKSQHVVVDPQGHSQIIRKVVFSSNNQKIYSVSEDRTMRVWDVPSSSLSHTFWGNMSKGADGGYGALTLSPDNKLIAIAGDLKDHEISIINLTTGQQIASLLGHDSSVSDLQFSSDGEYLISAGADNTVRVWYIPFLENEVFEEEPYEELSIEEHTDLVYNIDLSEDGSRLVTSSFDGTVRMYSMSVGMKSAALMKVWETSDRFTNVEISVDNKFVVAGDDHGRVYVWNTNGTEVASLTDTEGFITSLEFSDNDELLLVTDSKGNIVLYDTEAWVKHKSIDNKKGIVSSAQFANLSKNYILTAIGDHPEINIWDISKNKIVRTFKSDTKSFQDVTVNGSEVYLTKENQSVMIDFEGMKVDLNAKNTESASAIDKENLTLNDEYTIQYNDIQIDADDEIVTFGKLPSQIVISTKSSLKLYDLQGEEQLELMGCLGTVDELYYLNNNKYLLGKSADFTYHVWNLATGEHLVSAYISDNNDWIIWSPKGYYEASAGGEQYVGFLVSHGFGVLGEFNKLSSLSNRFHQPQILKKIYQSGGFKEANISNHQPIDIAEIKPKVEWASPLSEDEIIDDAVQVTATVQSKLPLSSLRLLLNARPYPQIQIDESLEERVYTYNIEQKINIPFHFGSIQLFIENKEISYLTNPRHVSTEDVNDSYSLDDLLKQTSVKDKKDIHVVSIGISEFANNALNLKYADKDAMSLADAFLGQQRGELFNEVKLKRLTNSDATKENILQSINDLKTEVTSKDMTVIYISTHGLEYKNQLHLTPYDVNLNTFSTSALGWDELQQSIAQLPSQVIVFFDVQKGRDLGSQLKATQLVEEVRQLSSDENNISVFASNNMGEVPMNDENNGHSLFVEVLLEGLGKGLADNTGDHFISIKELAQFVCDQVQERSEDQQHPIIVIPTAAPNILIGNLKSN